From one Deltaproteobacteria bacterium genomic stretch:
- the maf gene encoding septum formation protein Maf: MASVKKLILASQSPFRRALLSAAGLEFEAAAAPIDEYTIHGDTPGVQASRRAEAKAMAVAAMHPDAMVVGADQVLSFEDLTFDKAPDVATARERLQALAGRTHYLHSAFALAYGNRGDTPVIVHSERVDVGMTMRPLSDYEIEAYLATGEWRGSVGCYQYENKGVHLFSSVNGDQSAIIGLPLLPLLAKLRQVGINALLQSSPPWTLKP; encoded by the coding sequence ATGGCAAGTGTAAAAAAGCTCATCCTAGCCTCCCAGTCACCATTTAGGCGAGCGCTCCTCAGCGCCGCTGGACTGGAGTTCGAGGCCGCAGCGGCACCCATTGACGAATACACCATTCATGGTGACACCCCCGGTGTGCAGGCTAGCCGCCGTGCCGAGGCTAAGGCCATGGCCGTTGCAGCCATGCATCCCGATGCCATGGTGGTCGGCGCCGATCAGGTGCTTAGTTTTGAGGACTTAACCTTTGACAAGGCGCCCGATGTAGCCACGGCCAGAGAGCGGCTCCAAGCCCTAGCGGGACGTACGCACTATCTGCATTCAGCCTTTGCTCTCGCCTACGGCAACCGTGGTGACACGCCAGTGATCGTCCACAGCGAAAGAGTCGACGTCGGCATGACCATGCGTCCTCTGTCCGACTATGAGATCGAGGCCTATCTGGCCACGGGCGAATGGCGCGGCAGCGTCGGCTGCTACCAGTACGAAAATAAGGGTGTCCACCTATTCAGTAGCGTCAACGGCGACCAATCAGCGATCATCGGATTGCCGCTTCTACCGCTTCTGGCCAAGCTGCGCCAGGTTGGTATCAATGCTTTGCTGCAGTCCTCGCCGCCTTGGACACTGAAGCCTTAA
- a CDS encoding leucyl aminopeptidase family protein has translation MERVGRKRGEIVHLPTDDGPLWLVQLEARTVAHAHHDLFKVSEYGVARDLAAQVVSPLLEQTISEVKVEFVAATDDEQCGALVGLELGAYRYRLIRQPRGTAELPRISVQGVKTETLEAAQHLGNSLNFARHLVNVPAAELNPKSYADLLEEIFAASQSMQVDVWGAARLKKERMGLLLGVGQAATEGPALVHLKYRPKGVKKSVRPIAFVGKGITFDTGGLDIKVSSGMRLMKKDMGGSASLAGLALWLERSQLPVPCDIYLALAENAVDQTSVRPGDVLLSRSGLTVEIDNTDAEGRLVLADAIDVAVKAQGDDKPELLINLATLTGAMRIALGTRVAGMFANNDALAESLLKAAKRAADPTWRMPLFGDYFSALKTPVADMANSGHSRFGGPIVAALFLQRFIGDVPWAHFDMYAWSEGNTGGCIEAGGTGQCLQLLTEFLRSRVQA, from the coding sequence ATGGAACGCGTTGGTCGTAAGCGGGGTGAGATCGTTCACTTGCCGACAGATGACGGGCCCTTATGGTTGGTGCAGCTTGAGGCAAGAACGGTAGCTCATGCACATCACGATCTGTTCAAAGTCAGCGAGTACGGGGTTGCTAGAGATTTAGCGGCGCAAGTGGTCTCTCCATTACTGGAGCAGACCATCAGTGAGGTTAAAGTTGAGTTCGTTGCCGCCACTGATGATGAGCAATGTGGCGCCCTGGTGGGCCTCGAGCTAGGTGCCTACCGCTACCGACTGATTCGTCAGCCGCGAGGGACAGCCGAACTTCCGCGGATCTCGGTACAAGGGGTAAAAACGGAGACTCTTGAGGCTGCGCAGCACCTCGGTAATTCTCTAAATTTTGCCCGGCATTTAGTTAACGTTCCTGCGGCAGAACTCAACCCCAAATCGTATGCAGATTTACTAGAAGAGATTTTTGCCGCGTCACAGTCCATGCAGGTTGATGTGTGGGGCGCTGCACGTCTGAAAAAGGAGCGGATGGGTCTACTTCTTGGCGTAGGGCAGGCCGCAACAGAGGGGCCAGCTTTAGTTCACTTGAAGTATCGCCCTAAAGGCGTCAAGAAGAGCGTCCGACCGATCGCTTTCGTCGGCAAGGGGATCACATTTGACACCGGTGGCCTTGATATCAAGGTTAGCTCTGGCATGCGTCTCATGAAAAAGGACATGGGCGGTTCGGCATCTTTGGCTGGTCTAGCACTTTGGCTGGAGCGCTCGCAGTTACCGGTGCCCTGTGACATATATCTGGCGCTTGCCGAAAATGCGGTTGATCAGACCTCGGTCCGTCCCGGTGATGTCCTGCTATCGAGGAGTGGCCTCACTGTTGAGATCGACAACACTGATGCCGAGGGGCGTTTAGTTTTAGCAGATGCGATTGATGTGGCCGTAAAGGCGCAGGGTGATGATAAGCCGGAGCTTTTGATTAATTTAGCGACGCTTACTGGCGCCATGCGCATTGCGCTCGGCACTAGAGTGGCCGGCATGTTTGCCAATAACGACGCGTTGGCAGAATCTCTCCTTAAGGCAGCCAAACGTGCAGCAGATCCAACTTGGCGCATGCCGCTTTTTGGTGACTATTTTAGTGCTCTCAAAACCCCTGTGGCCGACATGGCTAATTCCGGTCACAGCCGCTTCGGTGGTCCTATCGTCGCCGCCCTATTTCTCCAGCGCTTTATCGGTGATGTGCCTTGGGCTCATTTTGATATGTATGCCTGGAGCGAAGGCAATACCGGTGGGTGCATCGAGGCCGGAGGGACAGGGCAGTGTCTGCAGCTGTTAACGGAGTTCTTGAGAAGCCGCGTTCAGGCGTAA
- the nth gene encoding endonuclease III translates to MFARFEAHNPDPRCELYYTSNFQLLLSVMLSAQTTDKAVNAAVREAYDAGLGPDDVVRLGADGMLKLIRRIGLAPTKAKRAVALATDIIEKHAGKVPGERAALEALPGVGRKTANVILAELFGAPTLAVDTHVFRVTRRLGLHNEKTPEACETKLMAQIDRKYLPRAHHWFILLGRYTCKALRPACDQCYLADICPSFKASVSKAARTAAKH, encoded by the coding sequence ATGTTTGCGCGTTTTGAGGCACACAATCCTGATCCTCGCTGCGAGTTATACTACACCAGCAACTTCCAATTGCTGCTTTCCGTCATGTTGTCGGCCCAAACGACCGATAAAGCGGTGAACGCAGCCGTGCGCGAGGCTTACGACGCTGGCCTTGGCCCTGATGATGTCGTCAGACTTGGAGCCGATGGCATGCTCAAGCTTATTCGGCGCATCGGCCTAGCCCCCACCAAGGCTAAAAGGGCTGTGGCGCTAGCCACTGATATTATTGAAAAGCACGCTGGTAAAGTACCCGGAGAGCGGGCGGCCCTGGAGGCCCTGCCGGGTGTTGGGCGCAAGACTGCCAATGTAATATTGGCGGAGCTTTTCGGCGCACCTACACTTGCGGTCGATACTCATGTATTTCGCGTCACAAGGCGCCTTGGGCTCCACAACGAGAAGACGCCGGAGGCTTGCGAGACAAAGCTGATGGCCCAAATCGACCGCAAGTATCTGCCTCGGGCCCATCACTGGTTCATCCTGCTGGGTCGATACACTTGCAAGGCTCTGCGACCAGCTTGCGATCAGTGCTACTTAGCCGATATTTGCCCGAGTTTTAAGGCTTCAGTGTCCAAGGCGGCGAGGACTGCAGCAAAGCATTGA
- a CDS encoding helix-turn-helix transcriptional regulator gives MKLLDLIFHCCIFMHGTGVAVILGGGRTLLMPRPVKLNSRDFKRAVGYLIRNHDRSISLEELADSTGLAKVSLNRLFKSTCSLTPMQWIWNYRVHLAKTVITHKPDLELRHVASVCGFSNQAHFSKRFVDQIGARPAAFRAKIRSVQTSRKVVAADVKTPLSQRQLNKFKKAALSSFQTNLTPGSH, from the coding sequence ATGAAACTATTAGATTTAATATTTCATTGCTGTATTTTTATGCACGGCACAGGCGTTGCAGTGATATTGGGCGGAGGGAGAACACTCCTTATGCCACGCCCCGTAAAACTCAACTCCAGGGACTTCAAACGAGCTGTCGGATACCTGATCCGCAATCACGATCGCTCGATTTCGCTGGAGGAACTGGCTGACTCCACAGGGCTGGCAAAAGTAAGCTTAAACCGTCTGTTCAAATCAACCTGTAGTCTGACTCCCATGCAGTGGATTTGGAACTACCGCGTACACTTGGCAAAGACTGTCATAACCCACAAACCAGATTTAGAACTCCGTCACGTCGCATCCGTTTGCGGGTTCAGTAATCAAGCACACTTTTCAAAACGGTTTGTTGACCAAATTGGGGCACGACCGGCAGCCTTTAGGGCAAAAATTAGATCCGTGCAAACCAGCCGAAAAGTAGTTGCTGCCGATGTAAAAACGCCACTTTCGCAGCGCCAGCTTAACAAATTTAAAAAAGCGGCTCTTAGCTCCTTTCAAACAAATCTGACACCAGGGAGTCACTGA
- a CDS encoding (2Fe-2S)-binding protein codes for MYSMPKVTITTDNKTIDVPSGYAMIDMCEDHDTSILFGCRDGACGACMVRVLEGADNISPMKDDERDFLETMAAEPNERLACQCVVFGDVKVEVSD; via the coding sequence ATGTACAGCATGCCTAAAGTTACGATAACGACCGACAATAAGACCATCGACGTTCCGTCGGGCTACGCCATGATTGACATGTGTGAAGACCACGATACCTCTATTCTTTTTGGCTGCCGCGACGGTGCTTGCGGTGCCTGCATGGTGCGCGTCCTTGAAGGGGCTGACAACATCAGCCCGATGAAGGATGACGAGCGCGACTTTCTTGAGACGATGGCGGCCGAGCCCAATGAGCGGCTTGCCTGCCAGTGTGTAGTCTTTGGCGACGTTAAAGTTGAAGTCTCGGACTAA
- a CDS encoding ABC transporter permease, with protein sequence MLGGAALISEAMNRLWDDFFVRPISEFGRFTTFFLEGVKRCMVPMIDRRLLLRQMEFVGNRSLGIVVIAGTLVGVIFGLILGNIFRRFGTESLLGAATGISLTKEVAPVFCGFLVTARAGSAMAAEIGTMRVNEQIDAMRIMSVNPYSYLVAPRILAASLVMPLLNCVFVLVGSVAAYGVAVAFYDVDTGVFIEKMRWLVRPAYLTQGMQKSAVFGLLIASIGCFRGFYAGGGAKGVGKATTEAVVASLVAILIADFFVSYLQFDKFL encoded by the coding sequence ATGTTGGGGGGTGCTGCGTTGATATCCGAAGCTATGAATAGATTATGGGATGACTTTTTCGTGCGGCCCATCAGTGAATTCGGACGATTCACGACGTTTTTTCTTGAGGGTGTGAAGCGCTGCATGGTGCCGATGATAGATAGGCGTCTCTTGCTCCGGCAAATGGAGTTTGTCGGTAATCGCAGTCTTGGGATTGTCGTCATAGCTGGTACTCTGGTGGGGGTTATTTTTGGCCTCATCCTCGGCAACATCTTTCGGCGCTTTGGTACGGAGTCCTTGCTAGGGGCTGCCACGGGTATTTCTCTCACTAAGGAAGTGGCGCCAGTCTTTTGTGGTTTTCTGGTAACTGCTCGGGCGGGATCTGCAATGGCAGCCGAAATTGGCACGATGCGCGTGAATGAGCAAATCGATGCCATGAGAATCATGTCTGTGAATCCCTACAGCTACCTAGTCGCTCCCCGGATACTAGCAGCCAGCCTGGTCATGCCACTACTTAACTGTGTTTTTGTTCTGGTCGGTAGTGTCGCTGCTTACGGTGTGGCTGTCGCATTTTATGATGTCGATACTGGGGTATTTATTGAGAAGATGCGCTGGTTGGTGCGTCCCGCCTATCTAACACAGGGGATGCAGAAGTCGGCCGTGTTTGGTTTGCTCATCGCATCGATTGGATGTTTTCGCGGTTTTTATGCTGGTGGCGGTGCCAAAGGAGTTGGAAAAGCCACGACGGAAGCGGTTGTGGCCTCCCTCGTGGCTATATTGATCGCGGATTTTTTCGTGAGCTATCTTCAGTTCGACAAGTTTCTGTGA
- a CDS encoding sigma-54-dependent Fis family transcriptional regulator, whose protein sequence is MTIQTASTKNPGHTINLKDTKILIVDDEDILAWSIDTELRGLGAETMRAGSVREAIERFHQFTPDVAVTDLRLPDGNGLELLKKWRIEHPDMPVILITAHGAIDSAITALRLGACDYLQKPFDMKDLLAAVGRATEIAKLRQKVSRLQGREAGCSEVKIIGDTVAMRQLHSELARIAKSKAQTALILGESGSGKELAARAIHEWGDRAGHPFVEINCASIPETLLESELFGYEKGAFTDARERKLGLFEIARNGSIFLDEIGDMPLKLQAKLLRAIEYRRFKRLGSIKDIEFTGRIIAATHRNLLEEVAEKRFRADLYYRLSALPVYVPALRERIDDLPHLVAFFLTKLSSDLELHRPDVSREALAVLMQHDWPGNVRELKNVLERALVFYEPQLLEPRHLRIDTVPESLSAPPLSSDLEPQARQLPMPSPVLAPTNERQLPMPIRAGAMAHPTNADRQTTMTCDRLPSTQAPEPVTSNFRLPASGVNLDDLEKSLLTQALDQARHNQTRAAQLLGITRHTLRYRMEKHGLLAPHHGALA, encoded by the coding sequence ATACCAAAATACTTATCGTCGATGATGAAGACATTCTCGCGTGGAGCATAGACACCGAGCTTCGCGGACTTGGCGCCGAAACCATGCGAGCCGGTAGCGTCCGGGAGGCCATTGAGCGTTTCCACCAATTCACCCCGGACGTAGCTGTCACCGACCTACGCCTGCCAGATGGTAATGGATTAGAATTGTTGAAGAAATGGAGAATAGAACACCCCGACATGCCGGTAATCTTAATTACCGCCCACGGCGCCATCGATTCGGCCATCACGGCGCTACGCCTTGGCGCCTGTGACTATTTGCAAAAACCGTTCGATATGAAAGATCTTCTAGCTGCCGTCGGCCGCGCCACCGAAATTGCTAAATTGCGCCAAAAAGTCAGCCGTCTGCAAGGCCGCGAAGCCGGCTGCAGTGAAGTTAAAATCATCGGCGACACCGTCGCCATGCGGCAACTCCATAGCGAGCTCGCTAGAATCGCCAAAAGCAAAGCTCAGACTGCACTTATTCTCGGCGAAAGCGGCAGCGGCAAGGAGCTAGCCGCACGGGCCATCCACGAGTGGGGTGATCGGGCAGGCCACCCCTTTGTCGAGATCAACTGCGCATCGATACCTGAAACGCTTCTCGAAAGCGAGCTATTCGGTTACGAAAAAGGCGCCTTTACCGATGCCCGAGAACGCAAGCTAGGACTTTTTGAGATAGCCCGAAACGGCAGCATTTTTCTTGACGAGATTGGCGATATGCCGTTGAAACTCCAAGCCAAGCTACTCCGGGCGATCGAATATCGACGGTTTAAACGCCTCGGTAGTATTAAAGATATTGAATTTACCGGACGTATTATCGCTGCAACCCACCGCAATCTACTTGAGGAGGTGGCCGAAAAGCGCTTTAGAGCCGACCTCTATTACCGCCTCAGCGCTTTGCCAGTTTACGTACCGGCACTGCGAGAACGTATCGACGACCTCCCTCACTTAGTCGCCTTCTTTCTGACAAAACTAAGTTCGGACCTGGAACTTCATAGGCCTGACGTGAGTCGGGAGGCTTTAGCTGTGCTAATGCAACACGATTGGCCGGGCAATGTGCGTGAATTGAAGAATGTGCTCGAACGCGCGCTGGTATTTTATGAACCTCAATTACTTGAGCCCCGCCATCTACGCATAGATACCGTACCCGAGTCTCTTAGCGCGCCACCGCTGAGCAGCGACCTTGAACCGCAAGCGCGGCAATTGCCAATGCCTAGTCCGGTACTCGCACCAACCAATGAGCGGCAGTTACCTATGCCGATCCGCGCCGGAGCCATGGCACACCCGACGAACGCTGATCGCCAAACAACCATGACCTGTGATCGATTGCCTAGCACGCAAGCCCCAGAACCAGTCACCAGCAACTTTCGGTTACCAGCCTCGGGTGTAAATTTGGATGATCTTGAAAAGAGCCTTTTGACGCAAGCTTTAGACCAGGCTAGACACAATCAAACCCGAGCGGCACAATTGTTAGGGATTACCCGTCATACTTTGCGCTACCGAATGGAAAAGCATGGCTTGCTGGCACCGCACCACGGCGCCCTGGCCTGA
- a CDS encoding tRNA-dihydrouridine synthase family protein, whose product MINHKQTASKQEFRNGFAEGFIGLAPMEGVTNLAMRLWFHLVAAPQVMATPFLRVTATYPQRELPREFAPELDELRSYLPYRLVPQLMAAETDDFLRVAPALLEHCDFVELNCGCPSPKCVGKGAGSSLLRDPDEFGAMASRISGELGPTRFAIKMRTGFQSASEFNALIEPLRQLPLARLTVHGRTRPSRYTGQADWDLIERAAQRAVAPVVASGDITDLKSLRERLAMAPSVSRVIIGRGALRNPWIFSELRQSRSERLPFQTLKISLMVQALLHELMATDPAAVYALCKDGCFTVSCGMDYDRWAKLYGVLATKLWPGHSGYPEHLREVSRATLGRVKLVWNYLRSSLPTPFFAPLPLRAANIEEFIQALEHCYSLMDDPADLELKHNPDLDWVYNGEKKVKVGESPSAGVPQAPL is encoded by the coding sequence ATGATCAATCACAAGCAAACTGCGTCAAAACAAGAATTCAGGAATGGATTCGCCGAGGGATTCATAGGCCTAGCTCCGATGGAAGGCGTCACCAACCTAGCCATGCGCCTATGGTTCCATCTAGTCGCGGCGCCGCAAGTCATGGCTACGCCTTTTCTTCGAGTGACTGCGACCTATCCACAAAGGGAACTACCACGCGAATTCGCTCCTGAATTAGACGAGCTACGATCGTATTTACCCTACCGTCTGGTACCCCAGCTCATGGCGGCCGAAACCGACGACTTTCTCCGCGTGGCGCCAGCACTACTAGAACATTGTGATTTCGTCGAACTCAACTGTGGATGTCCTTCACCTAAGTGCGTGGGCAAAGGTGCAGGCAGTAGCCTCCTCAGAGACCCCGATGAATTTGGCGCGATGGCCTCGCGGATTAGCGGGGAGTTGGGACCTACCCGATTTGCCATCAAGATGCGCACCGGATTTCAAAGCGCTAGTGAGTTTAATGCGCTGATCGAGCCTCTACGCCAGTTGCCTTTAGCCCGACTGACGGTTCACGGACGCACGAGACCAAGCCGCTACACAGGACAAGCCGACTGGGACTTGATTGAGCGGGCTGCACAAAGAGCAGTGGCACCGGTCGTCGCATCCGGTGACATTACGGACCTCAAGAGCCTCCGGGAACGCCTCGCCATGGCCCCATCAGTAAGCAGGGTCATCATTGGACGTGGTGCCCTGCGCAACCCGTGGATTTTCTCGGAGCTGCGTCAATCGCGCAGCGAGCGGCTTCCCTTTCAGACACTAAAAATTAGCCTCATGGTGCAAGCCCTATTGCACGAGCTAATGGCTACAGACCCCGCGGCGGTCTACGCGTTGTGCAAGGATGGGTGTTTTACTGTCAGCTGCGGCATGGATTACGATCGTTGGGCAAAACTCTACGGCGTATTGGCAACTAAACTTTGGCCTGGCCATTCAGGCTATCCGGAACACCTACGGGAAGTATCGCGGGCCACTCTAGGCAGGGTCAAATTGGTATGGAACTACCTTAGGTCTAGTCTACCAACGCCATTTTTTGCTCCACTGCCCTTGCGCGCAGCAAACATAGAAGAATTTATTCAGGCCTTAGAACACTGCTATAGCCTGATGGATGATCCGGCCGATCTAGAGTTAAAACATAATCCCGACCTCGACTGGGTGTACAACGGCGAGAAAAAGGTTAAAGTGGGGGAATCACCTAGCGCAGGGGTACCGCAAGCCCCGCTATGA
- a CDS encoding cupin, with translation MAVLHIPVSGQRLSDQTAVTSYLQGRGICHERWEAPVYFADDAPEEVILEAYGSKLKPFMERAGYVVADVISVHSGTPNVAQLRAKFLGEHTHVEDEVRFFVDGQSLFWFHTEGEVFSVLCERGDLLGIPAHMKHWADIGANPSFKAIRLFVDAAGWVPHYTNSGIDAKYAAGT, from the coding sequence ATGGCCGTACTACATATTCCCGTTTCAGGACAGAGACTTAGCGACCAGACTGCGGTCACTAGCTACTTGCAAGGGCGCGGTATTTGTCACGAGAGGTGGGAGGCTCCAGTCTACTTTGCGGACGATGCACCGGAGGAGGTGATCCTTGAGGCATACGGATCCAAACTTAAGCCGTTCATGGAGCGTGCCGGTTACGTGGTGGCTGATGTGATCAGCGTCCACAGTGGCACCCCTAACGTGGCGCAGTTGCGCGCCAAGTTTCTGGGCGAGCACACGCATGTTGAGGATGAGGTGCGTTTTTTTGTCGACGGGCAGTCGCTCTTTTGGTTTCACACGGAAGGCGAGGTTTTCTCGGTACTCTGCGAGCGGGGCGACCTCCTCGGCATACCGGCTCACATGAAGCACTGGGCCGATATCGGTGCTAATCCCAGCTTCAAGGCGATCCGCCTCTTTGTCGACGCCGCAGGGTGGGTGCCTCATTATACAAACTCCGGTATAGACGCTAAATACGCGGCCGGCACTTGA